The sequence CGTACCGTTTTTAAGTTCCTGTCACTGGCCATGCTGGTTGCACTGGTCGGTGGCTGTGGCCTGTACCAGAGCGCCACGGAAAGTTCGGCGTCCGTCGCCCGCTCGATCTTCTACAAGGAGGTCAGGACCCTGCACCTGGACTTCAGCGGGCGCGCCGCGATGAACACCGACCGCCACGACATGTCCGGGTTGTCCGTGCCGACCCTGGTGCGGATCTATGCGCTGCGCGACGGCAAGGCCTTCGAGGGGGCGTCCTATGACAGCCTGCTGGACGATAGCCGTGCCGCCCTGGGGGAGGCCCTGCTGGACGAACGGACCGTGGTGATCCGGCCCGATGAGGGCGCGGTGCTCAGCGTGCCGCTGGACGAGGCCGCGCAGGTCGTCGCGGTGGTGGCGCTGTTCCGCCAGCCGGACACCACGGGCAATAGCTGGCGCCTGACACTGACCCGCGCCGATCTGGACCCCGACCGCGCCCGGGTGATCGAACTGGCCGACAACAACCTCGTCCTGCGCCCGCCGGCCAAGGAGTGACGGATGAACGACCACGTCCCATCGCTCTACGAAACGCTGCTGCAGAACTTCAGCGGGGAGCTGGAGCTGCACCGGGTGCGGGAGGAGGATCAGCCCGTTCTCTCGGTACTCGACAACCTCCAGCGCATTCTCAATAGCCGCGCCGGCTCCCTCAGTCACCTGCCCGACTACGGCTTGCCGGACATGGGCCAGGTGCTTCAGGGCCTGCCGGCGGCCGCCCATGGCCTGATCGCCGTCATGACCCACACGCTGCTCAAGTATGAGCCGCGACTGGC is a genomic window of Pseudomonas resinovorans NBRC 106553 containing:
- the tssE gene encoding type VI secretion system baseplate subunit TssE — encoded protein: MNDHVPSLYETLLQNFSGELELHRVREEDQPVLSVLDNLQRILNSRAGSLSHLPDYGLPDMGQVLQGLPAAAHGLIAVMTHTLLKYEPRLAELKVLLLPQSQPGQLEYSLDLRLKSGEQATFGTTLAPAGKVLVRHLKRQQYLSP
- the tssJ gene encoding type VI secretion system lipoprotein TssJ encodes the protein MSRTVFKFLSLAMLVALVGGCGLYQSATESSASVARSIFYKEVRTLHLDFSGRAAMNTDRHDMSGLSVPTLVRIYALRDGKAFEGASYDSLLDDSRAALGEALLDERTVVIRPDEGAVLSVPLDEAAQVVAVVALFRQPDTTGNSWRLTLTRADLDPDRARVIELADNNLVLRPPAKE